CATGTAAGTCTTCTTGCAAGAGGCaaagattttattttacatgcattaaaaattgaataattCACAGTTAGAGAACATGCTCAAAAAACTATAGAATTAAAACTACTAACAAAACACGTATAAGCACAAAACTCACATATTCATCGGTAATCACGATCTCAAGGGTGTCTCCGTGCACTGCGATGTAATGCTTCACGTGTACTTTCCAACCATTCTCAAAGGGTTTTGCATCGTTCAAAGAAGTTACTTGCATTATTgaagatattttagtttttttttccgatATTGTAGCTATTCTGATTTTGTGAGAAACATTAGAGAGTGTTTGGGGTTAATATATAGTATTAGGTTAACTTGATACTAAAGGTCGCCGTCAAAAAATCTTCCATATTCGGTTTCAGTTAAGGAAATCTCTAGAGTAGGGATCAAACAAAATCagtttttaaaagatattctTAGCGAGATCtgagaaatatttatatactaggataagacctgcgccttgcgcagggtaaattcatatgaaaattatttaagaaatatcgtatggaaaataaaatttatattattgctcgaattaatatttttgacctttaaaaaaattttaaaaaacttttttgttaactacataatttgtttactaatgaacggtcccatttttaaaaatattttaggtcaaaaaattatttatcacataaaaacctaacgtttaggtcgaagaatctcatgcctactatttggttacaatggaaCTATgacagctcggttttatatcatgatttagcaatttaaaagttaattatggttatgagaggtttacgttcacgtgtcaatcctatctatcttcaatagTTTTCTCAgttttgtgtcattttggttatttgctcgatataaatattaatttttgagtctattctcatttctttattttattttggcctgagatttagaaagtgtttaagattcaaaattattaaagagatacatacttaagttaagatctgcgccttgtgcaaaataaatattttatattttttacttattttatatttttgtgcatattatgaaataataaaataataattatatattaaataactaagaaatcaattactattatttaataaattggcctgcatatataaatcaaataactGCTCTTGtatattcgcaatcattttagaataaataaatctaaacaattaatcttatctatcgtatatgatatataattaaatttaaacgatatgaaatatattaacataaacacctattaaaataaaattatttggttatatgattttattatcattgtatcttattatataaaaattttaaacattgatcacaaaagtttatgtgaggcttttaatagatttagtaatttatactcattttaaaaaattcaaaatacaacatatacaaaaaaaatctaaatttttaatatatgattaatgtaattgtgtaatttattttaataataaagaattaaacaaaaataataaaaaatatacagattattagcaaatcttcattatttaaaatcattatttattatatatatcataatcacataAGGTACTTCTgaaggttttatttaaggaaataatatataataaatttcaatttgataaatgaatggtacataatggacatactatataatataacattctttagcaatttaattttatactaacaaaattctcaattgattttCAAGTCGCCACGTCAACAAATTAACATTCCAGTTACGTGACAACCTAGCacgaaatatttttaattattaactacaagttctaaactttttaaatgtttccctattaatatataggggatgctaaaccattgatcattaattttttacataataattttaatatttttaataattttgtcgtttttaaaaattcaaaatataacttatacgaaaaaatctatattttaattttatagcttatttgattgtttaatttattttaataatataaaattaaactaaaacaatggatgagatataaattgttatcaaatctttattattataatcattaatttttcatatatatatatattagtcatgtttggtaattccgtagattttatttaagaaaagaaaataaaatagtaattgtacactttaattaattttatgattagtttaatgaaaagtataatatatacttaattggaccaacatattttttaaggattctgaatttcattctgGTGATGACACGTTGCTACACTTaaaggttgtaatgtttctcaattaatatataagggattatcTTGGTAATATCTTCATGTAAAGATCCTATCTTTAGGTAACACACATCCTTGATGGTCAAGTTGTACTATATAgtgcattaacaaaaaaaccTTTGCCCAGTTAATTAGgagataattttataaacatttgGAAAACTACTGAAAATATAGAATATACTTATGAATCTGATAAAATCCACGTGCATCGTAAAATCGTTAGGATTACTAACCGAAGTGTTTCCCaataattatcatatattattttatagattaaTTAATTGCAGAGACAATGGTAATTGGGAATCAAAAGCAAGATAACTAtaatcaagaaaaagaaaacaaaggatAAGAAACTATCTGAAGCATACTTTATTATAAAGAGTTTAACGTAAAACAAtgacataaaatttaaaaaaagcctaacaataagtaaaaaaaccaaaaaccaaattgcttcagaaaattattaaaacataaaaccaaaCAATAAATATAGAAACTTCAGAATCCATGATTTAGGTATTCTTGTTTGCTTCAGCCTCCAAATCATTCATCTTCTCCACCTTGATAGCTTTTGAGCACAATTTCTTGGTGTGCGAAGTTAGATCTGCTGGTGGATCATTCCATGCTTCCTTTCTCTTTGTGGATGGTGTGAACATTCCATCAGTGTGTTCCTGACTCTCAGTGAGTCTAACAGAgttctaaaatataacaaaatagtTTTAGTAAGACTCGTAATTAATAATACAACGTTCTCATGTATATGAAGTGAATcttagataaaataaaacatacaatCATACCTCTTCACCACTTGTAAGAGTCAATATTCAATCAGTCTGAGAATTCTCTAGTTTAACTGAATCGGTTAAAGCAACCATTCTGTCTTTAAAGATTTTCCCAACCTTGTAAATCTCAGATCCATACAAAACATGTTCTTTTTCAACAGAAATTCCAAATGTGAATGTCTTTCCAACAACAGCAAGGATGGCATCAGGCAAATCTGTAGGATCCTCGAGCTTAATTACAAAAgaagcattaaaaaaattagtaacacACAACTCTATCTATTTCAGCCTCAGGAGAAATATCAATAATACACAGTTTTAAAATCACACCTCATCGAATGTTCCATTCAGCAGTTTCATTGCCGATTCAATGATCATTCCTTTGGCAATGAGATCAAGAAGCATCAATTTTGTTTCTCCTGTATCATCCTTAACCATCAAATGCAGTTTAAACCTTCACACAACACCAACAATAAGATAACACAAAGTGAGAGTTGCTTCTTGATTAGAAAGAGTAACTTATACGATTAAAAAAGACTCACCTTGGAGACACATTAGAGACATTCTCTTTGCACACCTCACACCACCAGATATGGGTAGTGATCTCTTTACCATGAAGAGTTTTCACCAAAGTTCCCACTTTTACCACCTCAGTCTGAGTCAATTGCATAGACTGTGCAGATGACCAAGCACTTTTCAACCTGATAACCACCCGACTTGTCAGtgtatattataattttcacagaggaaaaattcttaaaattaaGTCCCGTACCTGAGTTGACTCAAGTATTTCACGAATGGTTCTTTTGGGAAAGAGTAACCATTTGTCACGCTTGTCTTGGATACTTCTCATATCATCCAACTCAAGTTTCTCATCATTAGACTCCCATAGGGCGAGGGGTTTATCCTCATCAACAAACCTAACACATGCTAataaacaacataatgattaaCAGTTCAAGAAAAAACATGTATAGACACAAGCTAAAATAGATAAGACGAAACAGAACACCACATTTGTTTGAAGGCATCAGTCTCTGGAATTGAAGGATTAATCAAGAGCTGTGATGCCTCAAATGCATTGGTGATTTGGAGTTCACCTGACAACAATATATAGCAATGTATATTATGAAACGGTTAACAATCCAATTgaatataataatttacaattttctttaatttcatAGACTTGAAAAGAGTATACCTCTGTATCTCCCGATCTTTGCAAACCTGATTAGACATATGGGTTTACCCTCTTCTTCTTTGCTGCAACCCTCATAGAGGACCTCAGAAATTTTGCCCCAGAGACAACAGGGAACACTGGAGTCACTATAATTTAAAGTAGAATATGTATTGAATTAATATGAATTagatatgaaataaaatttatataaacccTGGAAAATTACTTACTTGATGTCGCGAAGTGTAAACTCCACTTTCCTTCTTGGTTTCCCTACGACTTGGATAGTTTCAAGGTCTCCCAATTCCATAACCTGACCAATCACATCTGCAAAATAGTTTTAAGAATCAGCGATTTTGCAATGTATTCAAaacgtaacaaaaaaaattgatttataagtTACCAATGAGGAAATTTGGGTTGAGTGATCCACTCAAAACTGACTGAAAGTCCACCAAACTTAAGAACATGTCTTCATTCACAAGAGGAGATTTCGTGATTGTTCTATTCTGAACGAAACTCATTTTGTAGGAATGATCGGTTGATCGATAGCATCCATTTGCAGGACTGAGGCTGAAATTCTGAATCCACCTCCATGCTCCAACTGGAAGAAGGCGTCCTTTACTCTCCATGTAAGTCTTCTTGCACGAGgcatggatttttttttcccttGTATATTCATTAAACATTGATTAGTTATTTGGCACGAGATTAAAACTATAGATCGATACATGCATTTTTCCCTTGGAAActtaaaactataaaatgaagaaaacaCTATTAAAAACTCACGCATAACACAAGACTCACATTATCATCGGATAGCACAATCTCAAGGGTGTCACCATGCACTGCGTTGTATTGCTTCCAAGTGTGCAACACTTTCACATGcactttccaaccactcttgaagGGTTTCACATCTTTCAAAGAAGTGACTTGCATGATTGAAGACATTCTAGGTTTTTCGAGGGATGTAGGTATGATTAGATGTGAGAAACAATAGAGGATGTTGGGGTGTATATATAGTGCTCGCTAACTTGATGTTCAATATAGGTCACCGAGAATAATATATTGGATATTCTAAGTGATCAGTTAAGGAAATCACAAGAGTAGTAATCAAGCAAAAAAAGATTTTAGGTGATATATATCCTTGATGGCCAAGTTAGCgagattttttctattttgttagCAAAAAAAGATTTTAGGTGATATCTAAAGTCTTTAACTAAGGAAACCGGTAGGATTGCATAATATTAACGAATTTAACTAAAGGAGACCAGTAGGATTGAATATTGTTAGCgagattttctattttttgtgtTGCATTTACATTTCTGTTGGAACAAAGTATATTCATCTACTTTAAATTCGTTATTAAAAAACTTGGATATGGAATATACCCTTGGATTAAATTCGTTACAGATCTTGGTTTGTAAATTATATGGAATATACCCTtggatattttcatttttttaatattccgGTATTGTAACAACTTTAAATtcgttattaaaaaaattaaaagacaaaTCTTTCGTAAAATTAGAATAAGCATAAGATTTTTCTGTGATTAATATCGACTAACAAAACTTATCTTATCTACAGTTTGTTGAGCTAATTTTTGACAGATATTAATCAGTAAATGATATAAAATGAGTTAACAGTTTAGGTATTGTATTTTGGGGTTTAGGTTATAAGGAAGAGAACCTAAAGAATAAGTAGTGTAATGTAAATGGTGAAGCGAATCCTAAACTATTATTATGGTTCAGCATCTGTATTTTGCGAtttagtttcaatttttttgtgattaGCACTGACTTAGAAACATTATATTTCATTTCATGTAAAGTATACAATAtatgggctttttgcaaaagtgactcaaaacttggagtcaaacagaaaactaaccttttcttttgactcctttttttttgagattttaaccccacacctgcattttatctacgaaaatgccattaatattttttttttttttttcaaaaatggcttctttactgtctcaacctcatcttcttcaagtatttacaatattgccactgcaatgaatagtggcaacaaccttgtacgaactgtttggagcttttaatgccctttaatgcacgtaaatctctttacactctctctgtttcaattgttatgaactaaaaacaacatttctttcactttctctctatattcatccaaaaaactcaagcttttgattcaaaatatgggctatggttgacagagccatatttctttcgttttgacttacggttgctttcgtttgaggttctgggtggttggagaagaccctgtgtgcaaacgaagtcatctcacctagtttaaggtacgaatttgaattttttttcaagatctgttcgcgtagaagacttactagtaagtcatctgtatgtagaagacttactgatgagtcttctggtcaaacggacgacttaaattaagtcgtccagctttgtttgttaaaaaaaaacactccagacgacttatatatacgtcgtctacgagaaacgggctagttttgcatttgaccgaatcgtgtcagatctttgactatttctggacgacttataattcagtcgtctctgggaaagttaaaatttcaatattttatgaaaacttgacgacttacgtgtaagtcgtcctaggttagttttgtaattgaaaaataaaacttcataatttaactttaaccagacgacttaatataaagtcgtccctccagaagacttaatttaaagtcgtccggggaaagcaaagtcgtccagaatttttcccaattttctggtcaaaccttgcttatcccggacgaccttaaattaagtcgtttagctggacgactttcatctaagtcgtctggagaaagttaaatttcaagttttatttttcaattacaaaactaacctaggacgacttacacgtaagtcgtcaagttttcataaaatattgaaattttaactttcccagagacgactgaattataagtcgtccagaaatagtcaaagatctgacacgattcggtcaaatgcaaaactagcccgtttctcgtagacgacttatatataagtcgtctgaagttttttttttaacaaacaaagccggacgacttagaattaagtcgtcccttttaattttcaattgcaaaagtgacctctttagacgacttacctttaagtcttctggacgacttaatgctaagtcgtctgcggcaatgtttattgaacttcttcattttctctatgtttactaatgtgttttattttgaatatttgcagatgatttttcagttacatgcagtgtatggagaatggttgttgagagatttccgttgggattttgtggttgatgatctcaaaggagcaagattgtttttattgaatgaagattcaacacatgctgaacttgttgcaatggctcaagaagattataacctggacatgagaacagtgagtgtggagattagctactcattaccagcagaaatgatgatggctccaggcagtcttcccattcatgttacaagtgatagacaagttcgaaacttgctggagatactcaaaacccatagagtatgtctttgtgtatcaagccgcagcaaggtcgaaacggtttcagagaaaagggatattgatgaagctggtgaatgggaaaaagatgttggtgataatgatgaagctggtgaatgggaagaagatgttggtgatgatgatgaagctggtgaatgggaagaagatgttggtgatgatgatgaagctgatgaatgttttgaagatgttggtgataatgagtttgttgaagatgaaaatcaagatggggaggaggaaaatggggaggaggatgctgataattctattgttggtgaaacggatcagaatggtggggattacagtctttatggaaaggttccagatgaggacgaggaagatgatgataatatttgttttgaagaaatccaaaagacatatgctaagacaaatgctattgaaggaggaaaatcgaatggtaccagtatctatgtcaaccagagttttgttagcaagggtgcactgctttcagagctgcggttggcagcagtgaggggtaagttttctttcagattatacaaatcaacgaaaactctcgttgtggcaacatgtccggttagctattgtggatggaaggtcagagcgagtgtcaaacatgggacaaacacgttttgggtaacaaagtatgtggaaaaacatttatgctcagcgggagaccgaatcgctcagcggagacactgtactccgaagtatgtaggtagtcttttcattgatcgtgttggaatcattgatgggataactccgcagcatatcactgatgcaatgaggaacatgtttggcatggcgcttgattacaccacttcatacagagcactgttatatgcacaaagattggtgagaggatcagcagaagaagggtattcgcgtctggcatcatatctcgagcaaatctccattgcaaatcctgattctatcacggcgatagaacttgattctatgaaaagatttaagtatctatttctctcttttggagcttctatcaaaggttttaagtatcagagaagggtcattgtggtggatggaactcacctaagtggaaagtatggaggaactatgttagttgcagccgcacaagatggcaattttcagatattcccattggcttttgggatcgtggatgaggaagatataccttcttgggaatggtttttcacaaaattggctagttgtatatctcatgacaagcctctggtgatagtctccgaccggcacaaggccattaaaagtgcgtgtgataaggtgtttccttgggcaacccgaggaatatgttattatcaccttcaagataacattgtcaaaaagtttaaagggaaacatctcatgtacttggtgaaaggggctgcttatgctcacacggtttacgattttgaccggtacatggctgagatacggagtgcaaacccggaacttgcaacgtatttggagaaagccgacgtcaggctatggtcaagggtttattgtaaggggaacaggttcaacataaaaacaagcaacattgctgaatctattaattccgcactgaagcgagcaagaggatttccgattacgttcctgctggagttcataaggcagaagttaggaaaatggtattggaaaaggagacaagatgctttgagtctcacaactgaacatagcgggggtgttgaatacttgcttgctgttcgagaagagatagcgggtacgatgacggtcgaaccaattgatggatggcatttctttgtcaaaggtggcaaaatggactgtgtggttgatttggaacatgcaaagtgtgattgtggtgtctatggagtggagaaaataccttgctctcatgctatagctgctggaatacatgctggtttgcatatctccacacttgtatgtccactgtactcaaagaattatctgtatgcaggatactcagagaatatatatcctatcgtgtcacaacatattgaggaacgagaatgctttcctccagaactaaagcgtggtcgggggagaccgaagaaatcaagatggcaatcttggttggagctatctaggatgagaggacacaaacccaggaagaaacacagggcacggagatgctcaaactgcaaggaaactggccatacgaaaccacaatgtacacaaccagttgactagttgtccagacgacctaaatttaagtcgtccagtcttgattacccgtccagacgactaaatttttagtcgtccagtgtattttatttttagacgaccttctactaagtcgtccagtgtattttatttttagacgaccttctactaagtcgtccagtgtattttatttttagacgaccttctactatcccttcaagtgtattttatttttagactaccttctactatcccttcaagtcgtccaaaccttctagacgacttatttgtaagtcgtccagttggaaaaccttccagacgacttataataagtcgtccaaaccttctagacgacttatttgtaagtcgtccagttggaaaaccttccagacgacttatatatttacaaatctatacaaagacaagctgaaatacaaatacttcgctcgttaaaaaatcatgttcaaatacaaagacaagttcaaatacaaacacaaatctaatcatacatgcccacgaacttatcaccatccacattttctttcagatgctgatcaacaagctccttccatatatccaccgccatattatccctcattttcttcgcgttgcacctagcaaagtctttagggtcaaaggagaccccaagagcatgacattcaatgtactttacagcgtacacgccacaatcaccattgttggccgtgggtacacctttcagcggtctctcatatgtgtatggctccaacccgtatttgacccgtatttcgtcggtggctgcgcactcaacaagcagataagggaccatctggagaaaaggctccattatcgcatcccatgcgtctggtacactagatgaaggtatgctgtcccagacgactatgtgcctcttagggatcgatatccaaatagcaacccaatgcttgtcgtccaagttcactggcgcatagatatcatcaatgtcctccccccacttcttgtttgattggcaaaatgaaggtattgatccgtcataaaaattcgacgccccaccaggtagaactcttcctaaacctttgtgatcaggttccgatgttttgaagagctgatactgctctctccaagactgggaaaagttgtgatccaggaagcacattcgctcgctcctgaaagcttgtgggttctcctgatacctctgccttagcacattaatccaagcatctatatgctgcatatttaatataacaagttagaagttaccagacgacttaaatataagtcgtgtgcagaagacttacgcagtcttccagccatcctctggctgtccggaggaagtggtaccaccttgttggtgatgtacgtggtttgtcctcggtgttagttaaataatgactgcaaacaaaaaagcaatcagttttggacgactaaatcaagctattatgggtaaagcaatcacttacggatcagttttcaaccaatcagcgagttccttcaacttatctttgtttactggcggaaatggattataggctgccactttatctttttttttctctgccgtataaggagatctcacagtgggagcaggtttcttcgctcgtttactctttgcacgcttgtccaatacaaccaggctcggttctgaaactggatcgcttggctcggtggaagcgaggctcggttgttgatcggtggaagcgaggctcggttggtgatcggtggaagtgacagcaacaatctctttggaggtgacaccatctgctttatcctccggtaagatcttatttaccgagttcgcctcggttgctgtatcctccggcaaccatctctgcaataaaagttgcacacaagttaaccctggacgacttaaataaaagttgtctggacgactagttgaccctggacgacttaaaattaagtcttccgtggtcaactagtcgtccagacaacttacgtttaagtcgtccagggtcaactagtcgtccagacaacttttacagtcgtctggacaactagttaaccctggatttgatactaacctctttgatttgaggaggctgtttcttttgaggaggaggaggctgctgctgtttttttttaggaggaggaggctgctgtttggtttgatgaggaggaggaggctgctgctgtttcttttgaggcggaggaggctgctgtttggtttgatgaggaggaggctggttactaaccacggtttcattggcatgaggggtagcctgtttgtttctacccccggtttctttggcaagaggggtaggctgtttatcttgaggggtagcctgattggttagaggtggaggggtagcctgattggtgacaccaaccttcttctccacagcttccaatctatcggacaacttcctaaactccctcatgcacttattaaacccttttttcatgcagtcagctacgcccttgaacataatttccaactcctctctggtcacccctctagcctcttctctagcctcttcactagccactttaggagcctctttacgagctttcttccgaggtcttggattgtcttcctcctcctcctcctcctcctccaacacaaccatctctttggccttcttcgatggagtcacaaccttaggttttgtattgaccttagtaccagtgacttcccagcaatccatggtccacttccacggtctccgctcatacatgactttaatgatgttctccgcgggcaggtcctcaacctcagagtcccattttggccacatttcactaatgtccttctcaacaaagttgatcacgcgggtctgcagtaaatagaagaatcgagttagatatttgaaaaaaaatactaaatagacgacttaattataagtcgtctactaagtcgtccagctggaagaccttctagacgacttataataagtcgtctaataagtcgtccagctggaagaccttccagacgacttataataagtcgtctaataagtcatCCAtatggaagaccttccagacgacttataataagtcgtctaataagtcgtccagatggaagactttccagacgacttaattaagtcgtccgataagtcgtccagctgggaagactttccagacgacttattataagtcgtccgataagtcgtccagctggacgaccttccagacgacttataataagtcgtctgcgcagtcttttggattgaagtaaatacctgactcaagatagcagctttcattgatctgcggcctctgctgccctcgtaagccagtatcggtggagacggactgtctgctctgggaccaccaatactagcacccaattccggcatagctgtgtacgtccagacctgaagaacttgtataaacccatccacggtgtaacagccagcaatttctttgttccacaaagagtccatcagcaccttaaacgcgactctcccccatggataattctcaaaccgttctaaatccatcactagccttgccagagtagatcgtgtagcggttgaaaactttctcccttcaatgaatccagtgaagatggagaggtacgcgagccgcttgcgatcttccctggaccaatccccgcatctcttcagtgctgctattatctgatcagtagttggcccagcttccagatgaactcccagcatcccccagaaagaaaccatctctggggtaacgtcacattttggtgtctcaaggtcctcgatgtactcgcagtttagaccagtgaggttttcaaactctaacagtgaaaacctcaaaggttctgga
This region of Brassica napus cultivar Da-Ae chromosome C5, Da-Ae, whole genome shotgun sequence genomic DNA includes:
- the LOC111203358 gene encoding replication protein A 70 kDa DNA-binding subunit-like; the encoded protein is MVTPLRLCYPMIMEKKIHASCKKTYMESKGRLLPVGAWRWIQNFSLSPANGCYRSTDHSYKMSFVQNRTITKSPLVNEDMFLSLVDFQSVLSGSLNPNFLIDVIGQVMELGDLETIQVVGKPRRKVEFTLRDINDSSVPCCLWGKISEVLYEGCSKEEEGKPICLIRFAKIGRYRGELQITNAFEASQLLINPSIPETDAFKQIMC